From Chryseobacterium tructae, one genomic window encodes:
- a CDS encoding 50S ribosomal protein L25/general stress protein Ctc, producing MKSITIQGTKRESVGKKSTKALRDAELVPCVVYGGEAPLNFSAEERAFKGLVYTPEAHTVSIEIDGKVIPAVLQDIQFHPITDKILHIDFFQLSDDKPVVMEVPVRITGRSKGVVAGGVLRQSFRKLKVKAIPANLPDEIVVDVTPLRIGNKLYIGGIKTEGYSFVHPDNAVVVAVKMSRNAMKGGAAAMDDEDEEEAEEVATQSPDVPTTEEKSAE from the coding sequence ATGAAATCTATTACAATTCAAGGTACAAAAAGAGAAAGCGTGGGCAAAAAGTCTACAAAAGCTTTACGTGATGCTGAATTAGTTCCTTGTGTTGTTTATGGAGGTGAAGCACCTTTGAACTTCTCTGCTGAAGAGAGAGCTTTCAAAGGATTAGTATACACTCCTGAAGCACACACGGTATCTATTGAAATTGACGGGAAGGTAATTCCTGCAGTTCTTCAAGATATTCAGTTCCACCCAATTACTGACAAAATTCTTCACATTGACTTCTTCCAATTATCTGACGATAAGCCAGTTGTTATGGAAGTTCCAGTAAGAATTACAGGACGTTCTAAAGGTGTTGTTGCTGGTGGTGTTTTACGTCAGTCTTTCAGAAAACTAAAAGTAAAAGCTATTCCTGCTAACTTACCTGACGAGATCGTTGTAGATGTTACTCCATTAAGAATCGGTAACAAACTTTACATCGGTGGTATCAAAACTGAAGGATATTCTTTCGTGCACCCAGACAATGCAGTAGTAGTTGCTGTTAAGATGTCTAGAAATGCAATGAAAGGTGGTGCTGCAGCAATGGATGATGAGGATGAAGAAGAAGCAGAAGAAGTTGCAACTCAATCTCCTGACGTTCCAACAACAGAAGAGAAATCTGCAGAATAA
- a CDS encoding ribose-phosphate pyrophosphokinase, with amino-acid sequence MADQLSYLFCTRTSRDLAEKIAQSYGKELGKINFQEFSDGEFEPVLDESVRGGRVFLIGSTFPPADNLLELLLMIDAAKRASAKSITVVIPYFGLARQDRKDKPRAPIGAKLVANLLTAAGATRIMTMDLHADQIQGFFEIPVDHLYASTIFVDYIKSLHLDNLTIASPDMGGAKRAKNYAGHLGAEVVIAYKERKKANVVEEMFLIGDVTGKNVILIDDMIDTAGTLCKAADILIEKGAKTVRAMATHGVLSGKAYENIENSKILEVIVTDSIPVKNNLSSKIKVLSCAPLFADVMTMVHEHKSISSKFVI; translated from the coding sequence ATGGCCGATCAGTTAAGTTATCTATTTTGTACAAGAACCAGCAGGGACTTGGCAGAGAAAATTGCCCAGAGTTATGGGAAAGAATTAGGAAAAATCAACTTTCAGGAGTTCAGCGACGGGGAATTTGAGCCTGTTTTGGATGAATCTGTAAGAGGGGGAAGAGTTTTCCTAATCGGATCTACATTCCCTCCTGCAGACAATCTTTTAGAGCTTCTTCTAATGATTGATGCAGCAAAGAGAGCTTCTGCAAAGAGCATTACCGTTGTAATTCCTTACTTCGGACTTGCTAGACAGGACAGAAAGGACAAACCAAGAGCGCCGATCGGTGCCAAGTTAGTTGCGAACCTTCTTACTGCAGCAGGTGCAACAAGAATAATGACAATGGATCTTCACGCAGATCAGATTCAAGGGTTCTTCGAAATTCCGGTAGATCATCTTTATGCTTCTACAATTTTCGTAGACTACATCAAATCTTTACATCTTGACAACCTTACGATTGCGTCTCCAGATATGGGAGGAGCAAAAAGAGCGAAAAACTATGCAGGTCACCTAGGTGCAGAAGTGGTAATTGCTTACAAGGAAAGAAAAAAAGCAAACGTTGTGGAAGAAATGTTCCTTATTGGAGATGTAACAGGTAAGAATGTAATTCTTATTGATGACATGATCGATACTGCAGGTACACTTTGTAAAGCAGCGGATATCCTGATTGAAAAAGGAGCAAAAACAGTAAGAGCTATGGCTACTCATGGAGTGCTTTCAGGGAAGGCTTACGAGAATATTGAGAACTCAAAAATCTTGGAAGTTATTGTAACTGACTCAATTCCTGTTAAAAATAATTTGTCATCTAAAATAAAAGTGCTATCTTGCGCCCCGTTATTTGCAGACGTTATGACGATGGTTCATGAGCACAAATCAATCAGTAGTAAATTTGTTATTTAA
- a CDS encoding PSP1 domain-containing protein, with protein MSCGCKTSGDSAHSCGPKKTANGCENVNTCGNSYKLSVFDWLSNINNPAPNRCDFVEVRFKNDRKSFYKNVNNIPLHIGSVITVESSPGHDVGVVSLTGELVKIQMKKKKFSEESALKIYRQANQKDLEVWQEARKKEDAVKLEARKIAQRIGLEMKVTDVEYQGDSSKITFYYTADNRIDFRQLIKDYAGAFRTKIDMKQIGFRQEAAKVGGIGSCGRELCCSTWLTDFRSVNTNVARYQQLSINPQKLAGQCGKLKCCLNYELDSYLDALSNFPSSSTMLETEKGKAFCIKIDVFKKKMWFAYVESSIAWYDFDIDLVKKLIAKNKRGEKILPLEDLKQPETPSQSIDLIQENNVDRFEKKNRNNRNRNNQNKPNNNQNQGQGQAQAQGQKKNRPERQERPNRPEKSENPNANAGNQPRQPKPQQQQKAPVEKVKAEANPDTDNAQQSNPNKKKFKKKYPPKKDKNA; from the coding sequence ATGAGTTGTGGATGCAAAACATCCGGCGATTCTGCACATTCTTGTGGTCCTAAAAAAACCGCAAATGGCTGTGAAAATGTAAATACCTGCGGGAATAGTTATAAATTAAGTGTTTTTGACTGGCTTTCTAACATCAACAATCCGGCACCAAACAGGTGTGATTTTGTAGAAGTTAGATTTAAAAATGACAGAAAATCGTTTTATAAGAATGTAAATAATATTCCTTTACATATTGGTAGCGTAATTACAGTAGAATCTAGTCCGGGACACGATGTAGGCGTAGTAAGCCTTACGGGAGAATTAGTAAAGATTCAAATGAAAAAGAAAAAGTTTTCTGAAGAATCAGCACTTAAAATATACAGACAGGCCAACCAAAAGGATCTTGAGGTCTGGCAGGAAGCAAGAAAAAAAGAAGACGCTGTAAAACTTGAAGCAAGAAAAATTGCTCAGAGAATAGGTCTTGAAATGAAGGTCACTGATGTGGAATATCAGGGAGACTCCTCAAAAATCACATTTTATTACACTGCTGACAACCGTATTGATTTCAGACAGTTAATTAAAGATTACGCCGGAGCTTTCAGAACCAAGATTGACATGAAGCAGATCGGGTTCAGACAAGAAGCGGCAAAAGTAGGTGGAATCGGATCTTGCGGACGTGAACTTTGTTGTTCTACATGGTTGACAGACTTCAGATCTGTAAACACAAACGTAGCCAGATACCAACAGCTAAGTATTAACCCTCAGAAACTTGCCGGACAGTGTGGTAAGCTTAAATGCTGCCTAAACTATGAGCTTGATAGCTACCTGGATGCACTAAGTAACTTCCCTTCTTCTTCCACCATGTTGGAAACAGAAAAAGGAAAGGCATTCTGTATCAAAATTGATGTTTTCAAAAAGAAAATGTGGTTTGCTTATGTAGAAAGCTCTATTGCATGGTATGATTTCGATATTGACCTTGTTAAAAAGTTAATTGCCAAGAACAAAAGAGGTGAAAAAATACTTCCTTTGGAAGATTTAAAACAGCCAGAAACGCCATCTCAAAGTATTGACCTGATCCAGGAGAATAATGTAGACCGCTTCGAGAAGAAAAACAGAAACAACAGAAACAGAAACAATCAAAACAAGCCAAACAATAATCAAAATCAGGGACAAGGGCAAGCACAAGCGCAGGGACAAAAGAAAAACAGACCTGAAAGACAGGAAAGACCTAACAGACCTGAAAAATCAGAAAACCCTAATGCAAATGCAGGAAACCAGCCTAGGCAACCCAAACCACAACAGCAACAAAAAGCACCTGTGGAAAAAGTAAAAGCTGAGGCTAATCCTGATACAGATAACGCTCAACAAAGCAACCCGAACAAGAAAAAATTTAAGAAGAAATATCCTCCAAAAAAAGATAAAAATGCGTAA
- a CDS encoding gliding motility lipoprotein GldH, which produces MRKILGLFTFILFFSCNSSSGEDVIMNSVDNKWNKKSEQKFNLEISDPQNPKNIIFVVRNNNNYPYSNIRFIVNFTNLQNKKKETDTLNYVLAKPNGEWLGTGFGDTKETLFQYKLNYKFPEKGKYQIGLTQAMRNDNLPGIEDIGIKIETAKP; this is translated from the coding sequence ATGCGTAAAATTTTAGGATTATTCACCTTTATCCTTTTCTTTAGTTGTAATTCTTCTTCTGGAGAAGATGTTATTATGAATTCCGTTGACAATAAATGGAATAAGAAAAGTGAACAAAAATTTAATCTTGAAATTTCAGATCCGCAGAATCCTAAAAATATTATATTTGTCGTAAGAAACAACAACAATTATCCCTATAGCAATATAAGGTTTATTGTGAATTTCACTAACCTTCAAAACAAGAAAAAGGAGACTGATACCCTAAATTACGTCTTGGCAAAGCCAAACGGAGAATGGCTTGGTACAGGCTTTGGTGACACAAAGGAAACATTGTTTCAGTATAAATTAAATTATAAATTTCCAGAGAAAGGAAAATATCAAATTGGGCTTACACAAGCTATGAGAAATGATAACTTACCGGGAATTGAAGATATTGGGATAAAAATAGAAACGGCTAAACCGTAA
- a CDS encoding T9SS-dependent choice-of-anchor J family protein, with amino-acid sequence MKKIILSLSLMLGTVAYSQTVLLNESFETYPNFVVTGIGSWLTLDLDEAGTFYGGGPVINGTTVSSWTPDWPNASSAKAFQIFNPSASNATNNLSVVAGVDEEVRDFTPHTGLKYAAAWAASAQLGTIANNDWLITPSVTLGATSNTLTFWVKALSPDYTEQYKIGVYTGSGTPISDSNFTIISGATALNATYPAWQMVTYNLDAYAGQTIRVGFNYMAENKYMFMLDDVKITTGGSLGTHETSKAKNNTAIYPNPTRGEINIKTDKKVKSTSIIDMSGKTLSRTESDNPNISSLPKGTYLMKIEFADGTSATEKIIKQ; translated from the coding sequence ATGAAAAAAATTATACTTTCTTTAAGTTTAATGTTGGGAACTGTCGCATATTCCCAAACAGTTTTGCTCAATGAGAGCTTTGAAACATATCCGAACTTTGTTGTTACAGGAATTGGAAGCTGGCTTACCCTTGATCTTGATGAAGCAGGCACCTTTTATGGTGGCGGCCCGGTAATCAATGGAACCACTGTTTCTTCATGGACTCCCGATTGGCCTAACGCATCATCAGCTAAAGCCTTTCAAATATTTAATCCTTCCGCGTCCAATGCTACAAACAATCTTTCAGTAGTAGCAGGGGTAGATGAAGAAGTAAGAGACTTCACTCCACATACTGGGCTAAAATATGCTGCTGCATGGGCCGCATCTGCTCAGCTAGGGACAATTGCTAATAACGATTGGCTTATTACTCCTTCTGTAACACTAGGGGCAACATCCAATACTTTAACATTCTGGGTAAAAGCTCTTTCCCCAGATTATACTGAACAATACAAGATAGGGGTATATACAGGAAGTGGCACCCCTATTAGTGACAGCAACTTTACAATCATTTCCGGAGCTACCGCTCTGAATGCCACCTATCCGGCATGGCAAATGGTAACTTATAATCTTGACGCTTATGCAGGACAAACCATAAGAGTAGGTTTCAATTATATGGCTGAAAACAAATATATGTTTATGTTAGATGATGTAAAAATCACTACCGGCGGATCACTTGGAACCCATGAAACTTCAAAAGCAAAAAACAATACTGCCATCTACCCTAATCCTACTCGAGGAGAGATCAATATTAAAACGGACAAAAAAGTAAAATCTACTTCCATTATAGACATGTCTGGAAAAACACTTAGCAGAACGGAATCTGATAATCCTAATATTTCCAGCCTTCCAAAAGGAACCTACCTGATGAAAATAGAATTTGCTGATGGAACTTCTGCAACGGAGAAAATAATCAAACAATAA